From a region of the Gossypium raimondii isolate GPD5lz chromosome 10, ASM2569854v1, whole genome shotgun sequence genome:
- the LOC105777351 gene encoding uncharacterized protein LOC105777351: protein MPPFTAIALDRLIESGDSKSVHKSSRYLKPPIPPNSKLRRRNSTSAAERKGNRPQISPALYATPDATPLPDSTSFFPSSPYIVNHKRRGPCLSRSSSEILSRQITLEEDEVNSKVKVADKASLAETKYVDLSKDVPFTSSVRKPNEEKHRNGVFNGHVNAEKANVHGGSIQDEHKNGVRDGELGSNNGEVGSCLMSNGLAKDRAVPKVGPPNSDRCSDKEDFFDLNESTSATSNTDGDDHTAAEGAGKSAASGVEFYDAWDELSSDNALHTFVRDIEAELHEIRSNLLVEIEKRKKAEETLNQMRCKWQRISQEFAVAGLALPVDPVDATDDELVKPVEELRQQESVARLVSLSVGRGFARAEMQMEMESQIKLKNFEVARLLDRLHYYKAVNQEMSQRNQEAIEMARRDRQRKKRRQKWVWGSIAAAISLGMTALAWSYLPSGKASSASSARITQAPVSDDATTKTAK from the exons ATGCCACCGTTTACTGCTATAGCTTTGGATAGGTTAATTGAATCTGGAGATTCAAAATCTGTTCATAAATCTTCTCGTTATTTAAAACCACCTATCCCTCCTAACTCAAAGCTAAGGAGGAGGAACAGTACATCAGCTGCAGAAAGGAAGGGTAACCGCCCCCAAATTTCACCTGCCTTGTATGCTACTCCGGATGCAACTCCACTACCTGATTCAACATCTTTTTTCCCTTCTTCTCCTTACATCGTTAATCACAAGCGACGTGGACCTTGCCTTTCGAGGAGCTCTTCCGAAATATTATCACGGCAAATAACCCTTGAAGAAGATGAGGTTAACAGCAAAGTAAAGGTAGCAGACAAAGCATCACTGGCAGAAACAAAATATGTTGATTTATCGAAGGATGTTCCTTTTACTTCTAGCGTTCGTAAACCTAATGAAGAGAAGCATCGAAATGGTGTTTTTAATGGTCATGTCAATGCGGAGAAGGCAAATGTCCATGGTGGCTCCATTCAAGATGAGCACAAAAATGGTGTCCGGGATGGTGAATTGGGAAGCAATAATGGGGAAGTTGGAAGCTGCCTGATGAGTAATGGTTTGGCCAAGGATAGAGCTGTGCCAAAGGTTGGACCGCCAAACTCGGACAGATGTAGTGACAAAGAAGATTTCTTTGATCTGAATGAATCAACGAGTGCCACAAGTAATACTGATGGAGATGATCATACTGCGGCCGAAGGTGCTGGAAAATCTGCTGCATCAGGGGTAGAGTTTTATGATGCATGGGACG AGCTAAGCTCCGATAATGCACTACATACTTTTGTTCGCGACATTGAAGCTGAACTGCATGAAATAAGATCGAATTTACTCGTAGAGATCGAGAAGAGGAAGAAGGCAGAAGAAACTTTGAACCAAATGCGATGCAAGTGGCAAAGAATCAGCCAAGAGTTTGCTGTAGCAGGATTGGCATTGCCAGTAGATCCGGTTGATGCGACAGATGATGAACTGGTGAAACCAGTTGAAGAACTGAGGCAGCAAGAGAGTGTTGCACGACTTGTATCTTTATCTGTGGGAAGAGGTTTTGCAAGGGCTGAGATGCAGATGGAGATGGAATCTCAAATTAAATTGAAGAACTTTGAAGTCGCCCGATTGTTGGACCGGTTGCACTATTACAAGGCTGTGAATCAGGAAATGTCTCAGAGGAACCAAGAGGCTATAG AGATGGCACGGCGTGATagacaaaggaaaaaaagaagacaaaaatGGGTCTGGGGTTCGATAGCCGCAGCAATTTCCCTCGGCATGACAGCCCTGGCATGGTCTTACCTCCCATCAGGAAAAGCATCATCGGCATCTTCTGCCCGCATTACTCAGGCACCTGTTAGTGATGATGCAACCACAAAAACAGCtaagtga
- the LOC105778155 gene encoding uncharacterized protein LOC105778155: MWRRPIYKPFPFLNPQLKISTMGAASSNALCFSSIITKTAPTPSFLTKHTITHFRKLPQRFRNDAYSSVSAKPIHSSSLNAFLQSNANDTAVAWNKAPEIVINGDGKAEAFGCRDKVVIVVLLGWLGAKTKHLKRYVEWNNLRGIHAVTFLVDVKELLWFDIGVRLEQRVSELGNELAKWVMEEEEDGRERCFIFHAFSNTGWFLYGSLLDSFQRREGLKEKIRGVIIDSGAADPLNPKVWAAGFAAAILKKQSSLVNGLESAETDSKLQKVEPGIIESVLLSALEKLFKFVLNMPDVNRRLRKTINAIMQHTPPCPQLYLYSTADKVAPYKSIELCIEEMRKKGIKVFSFNFGTSPHVDHYRAFPNIYSSQLHNFLKECFAVKQR; the protein is encoded by the exons ATGTGGAGAAGGCCAATATATAAACCTTTCCCTTTTCTAAATCCTCAGCTCAAAATTTCCACCATGGGAGCTGCTTCCTCCAATGctctttgtttttcttcaatCATCACCAAAACGGCTCCAACACCGTCGTTTCTTACTAAACATACAATAACCCATTTTCGCAAACTCCCTCAAAGGTTTCGAAACGACGCCTATTCCAGCGTTTCTGCTAAACCCATTCATTCTTCTTCTCTCAACGCATTCCTTCAATCCAATGCAAACGACACGGCCGTAGCTTGGAACAAAGCGCCGGAGATTGTTATCAATGGAGATGGAAAAGCCGAGGCTTTTGGATGCAGGGACAAGGTCGTAATAGTGGTTCTTTTGGGATGGCTTGGGGCTAAAACCAAGCATTTAAAGCGATATGTGGAATGGAACAATTTAAGAGGAATCCACGCGGTTACTTTTTTAGTAGACGTTAAGGAATTGCTATGGTTTGATATTGGTGTAAGGCTTGAGCAGCGTGTATCTGAATTGGGAAATGAGTTGGCCAAGTGGGTTATGGAAGAAGAGGAAGATGGTCGTGAAAGGTGCTTCATTTTCCATGCTTTTAGCAACACTGGCTGGTTCCT ATATGGTTCACTTCTTGACAGCTTTCAGAGAAGAGAGGGATTGAAAGAGAAGATAAGAGGAGTAATTATTGATTCAGGAGCTGCTGACCCTTTAAATCCTAAG GTCTGGGCAGCCGGTTTCGCTGCTGCTATACTGAAGAAACAGAGCTCTTTAGTAAATGGACTAGAAAGTGCAGAGACAGATTCAAAATTACAGAAAGTGGAACCCGGGATAATTGAATCTGTGCTGCTATCTGCCCTGGAAAAGCTCTTCAAATTTGTTCTAAATATGCCCGATGTTAACCG AAGGTTAAGAAAAACGATCAATGCTATCATGCAGCACACTCCTCCCTGTCCTCAGTTATATCTTTATAGCACAGCTGATAAAGTCGCTCCGTATAAATCAATCGAGTTGTGTATTGAAGAGATGAGAAAGAAGGGGATAAAAGTATTCTCCTTCAACTTTGGCACATCTCCGCACGTCGACCACTATCGGGCTTTTCCAAACATATATTCATCTCAGcttcataattttttgaaagaatGTTTTGCTGTTAAACAAAGATGA
- the LOC105778347 gene encoding laccase-11 has translation MAINGDFVSKTTLFLVGLIAFISFPAEAAVRKYQFDIQVKNVSRLCHAKPIVTVNGRFPGPTIYAREGDRVIVNVTNHAKYNMSIHWHGLKQYRNGWADGPAYITQCPIKTGNSYAYDFNVTGQRGTLWWHAHILWLRATVYGAIVIMPKQGMPYPFPKPNMEQLVVLGEWWHKDVEEIVKQGNNMGLPPNMSDAHTINGKPGPLFPCSEKHTFAMEVESRKTYLLRIINAALNDELFFAIAGHNMTVVEVDAVYTKPFVTQAILIAPGQTTNVLIQANQSPGRYFMAARPFMDAPIPVDNKTATGIFQYKGIPNTVLPTLPQLPASNDTDFTLSYNKKLKSLNSANFPANVPLKVDRKLFYTVGFGKDSCPTCVNGTRILASLNNISFVMPKIGLLQAHYFNISGVFRTDFPDKPPKPFNYTGAPLTANLGTAHGTRLSKIAFNSTVELVLQDTNLLTVESHPFHLHGYNFFVVGTGIGNFDPVKDPAKYNLVDPVERNTVGVPTGGWTAIRFRADNPGVWFMHCHLELHTGWGLKMAFVVEDGKGADQSILPPPKDLPPC, from the exons ATGGCTATCAATGGTGATTTCGTTTCCAAAACGACCCTTTTTCTGGTCGGTTTAATTGCATTCATTTCTTTTCCAGCAGAAGCTGCTGTAAGGAAGTACCAGTTTGAT ATTCAAGTGAAGAATGTTAGCAGACTGTGCCATGCAAAGCCAATCGTAACGGTAAACGGGAGGTTTCCAGGGCCTACAATCTATGCTAGAGAGGGAGACAGAGTTATTGTCAATGTTACAAACCATGCAAAATATAACATGTCCattcactg GCATGGATTGAAGCAATATCGAAATGGTTGGGCGGATGGACCGGCTTACATAACACAATGTCCGATTAAGACAGGGAATAGCTACGCTTACGACTTCAATGTAACAGGGCAAAGAGGAACTTTATGGTGGCATGCACACATTCTTTGGCTAAGGGCTACGGTGTATGGAGCCATTGTCATCATGCCGAAACAAGGAATGCCATATCCGTTCCCGAAGCCGAACATGGAACAGCTTGTTGTATTAG GGGAATGGTGGCACAAAGATGTTGAAGAGATTGTCAAGCAAGGAAATAACATGGGATTGCCACCAAACATGTCGGATGCACACACTATCAATGGAAAACCTGGACCTCTTTTTCCATGTTCTGAGAAAC ATACATTTGCAATGGAAGTCGAATCCAGGAAAACATACTTGCTAAGAATCATCAATGCTGCTCTCAACGACGAGCTTTTCTTCGCGATTGCCGGTCATAACATGACAGTAGTTGAGGTGGACGCAGTTTATACAAAACCGTTCGTCACTCAAGCGATACTGATTGCACCAGGGCAAACCACGAACGTTCTAATACAAGCCAACCAATCCCCTGGGAGATATTTCATGGCTGCTAGGCCTTTCATGGATGCTCCAATCCCTGTAGACAACAAAACCGCGACAGGGATATTCCAATACAAAGGAATCCCCAACACTGTTCTTCCTACACTTCCTCAGTTACCAGCTTCCAATGACACAGATTTCACTTTGAGTTACAACAAAAAGCTCAAGAGCTTAAACTCTGCAAATTTTCCTGCAAATGTTCCCCTTAAAGTCGATCGAAAACTGTTCTACACGGTTGGTTTCGGCAAAGATTCTTGCCCGACATGCGTTAATGGGACAAGAATCTTAGCCTCGTTGAACAATATTTCTTTTGTGATGCCTAAAATTGGACTTCTCCAAGCTCATTACTTCAACATCAGTGGAGTTTTTAGAACTGATTTCCCTGATAAACCTCCTAAGCCATTTAACTATACTGGTGCACCCTTAACAGCCAATCTTGGCACTGCACATGGGACAAGGCTTAGCAAAATAGCCTTCAATTCTACAGTTGAGCTAGTGCTACAAGACACTAATCTCCTTACAGTTGAGTCACATCCATTCCATCTCCATGGCTATAACTTCTTCGTGGTCGGAACCGGTATCGGAAACTTCGATCCTGTCAAAGATCCGGCAAAGTACAACTTGGTCGATCCTGTTGAAAGGAACACAGTTGGTGTTCCGACTGGAGGTTGGACCGCCATTCGGTTTAGAGCAGACAATCCAG GTGTTTGGTTTATGCATTGTCATTTGGAGCTCCATACTGGGTGGGGATTGAAAATGGCATTTGTGGTTGAAGATGGAAAAGGAGCTGATCAATCAATTCTGCCTCCACCCAAGGATTTGCCTCCATGTTAA